The genomic window AACCCTGAGAAAAGGATGGCATGAGCACTCAAACAATGCCGCGGCTTGTAGAGCTTGTGCATTTGGTTGGAATAAGAAATGCTACAGCTACTCAGACCCTGTGTTACACGGCTCAAGTCATCTTAGGCCATGATTTTTCCAAAAATTGTTCGGCTAGTCCTCTCATCCTTAATCCACCTGCAAATGACACTCCTTGGCATATATGTTGGGAACATATCATGCCATCCAAGACCCGTTCTCGGGAACCCGTTCTCGGGAATGAAGCTCTCATAGTTAACTTGTCATCGTACTCCACCTCCACGGGAAAACACATTTAGGTTTAAGCACAAAGAGAAGCGACTCATCCTAGCAATTGCTCCAAAGTAGGACCCACACCAATATGTATCTCCTCTCCACCCACATGGGTCCAAGTTCTAGGGCTTGTATAAGTGCACATGGCTTGTGGCCCTCGTCACAAATTGTAAAGCTCGTATGTCTTTAGGCATCAAACGACAACTCGATATGCAATGATTGAGTAAGCTACTATATATGGCTTTGAGCTGGAATAATGTTTCAGATTGTACATCAATGGTTATACAATTCATACATGTTATGGCAATCTAATATATATAATTTTTCTCCATGTAATATTTCTTTTTCTCTCAATATAATTTGCTAAGGATAAATACTTACTTTCACATTTTCTTAGAGATACATCCTTCCAGGTAGGTCGGCAACGCAACAATGGAAGAAGGGAAAGACAAGAATAACACCACTGAGAAGGGGCTGTTCTCAAACATGATGCATGGGTATCCACCTCATGGAGGATACGGATACCCTCCTCAAGGTTACCCGCCACCGGGGGTCCCCTACCCTCCTCCCGGGGCGTATCCTCCTCCACCACAATATGGGTACCCTCAGCCAGGTGGCTACCCACCTCACGGTGGATATCCCCCCGTCGGCTACCCTGGTATGCATTGCTGGTGATCAGTTATACATAACGCACGTCCTAATTGTGTTGTGTCTGGGGAGTTAATTTGCTCAATTGGACCTCAATGATATGAACAACACTGTAATTGATCTTTCAGTTGTTTGCTCGGATTTATTTATGTCATCACTTCTTCATAATTTGTTTCAGGCTACGGGGGTGGCCATGGAGGACATGGCTACGGCGGCGGGCACATGGGCTATGGAGGCGGCTATGGCGGCGGCGGCCATGCTCTCGGGCACCACCACGGAGGCCACGGCTACGGCCATTATGGTCATGGAGGCCATGGCTACGGACACCACGGTCACGGACACTACCACGGCGGGCACGGCTGGGGGCACCATGGCCATGGAtatcaccaccaccaccaccacggcAAGCATGGTTACGGCAAGTTCAAGAAGTGCAAGTGATTTGCGTCTGCGCACAGTGATTGCGCCTCATCAACTATCTTAAGTAAGCTTGGTTCCAGAAATACCCCCGCGGCTGGGAAGAGCGCTAGCATGTCTCCTGTGAGACTGCGATGATGCAGTGCTCCTGTACTGTTACTAGATATACCATATAATTTGGTGCTGTATAGCTAATAAGGCTTGATAATAAGTAGCGGAATCAGATACCAGTCATTTGCTGCAGTTCAGACGTTCTCTTTCGTCCGTACACAGATGTGCTAGCTAGATATCATGCTCGATCAGATTAGTGCTCAGTCCATGCCCCTAGTATGCACGTCATGTGAAGGCCGGCGCCTGGGTGCGACCGTGGTGATCATCTTGCGCAGCCGCGCGGCCCAAGGCCGGCGTTCATCATGTAGCAGTGGCAGACTGGCAGCCGCCGGGGAGGCGAGCTCCGACGAGCAGCGACTCCCTCCCTCATGCCATGTCAGTTCCTGGCCGCCATCGATACAACAAAAGAAACAGTATGGTTGGATAGTCAGTGTAGACTAGCAAGAATTTGGGCAATGCACCTTGAGTGCAGCCGATGAATGACTCGCTGTATATATGGGCAAGGTACAGGAGGTGCGCGGAGCGCAGGTTACAGGCGCGACGTGAATGGGATCGTGCGCTAGCCACGATCGTGTGAGTATGAGACTACATCAGCTAGCTAACAGTCAGGACAACTGTGGCATCCTTAGTGCCTGTTCGGTTCCACTCTACTCCCTCGACTCCGTTCCCGGAGTGGAGCAGGCTGTAGCTTGTTTCCACAGAGCGGCTCAAGCCCAGCTCCAGGGAGTGGAGCGGGGCGGAGTGATTTCAAACAGGCCACCAAATTTCAAGCTCTAAACTTGACACCGATTCTCACATTTTTTTAAATTTATTTTAGGCCGGTGATGTACGTTTTGTGGGAGAAGACATTCCTATCGACTACAAAGGCTTCTGCGTTGACTTtgtcaatctcaagatgatgtGCCGGCTCAGTCACGGATGTGCTTATAGAGATAGGTTGTGCACGCGTGTGTTCATAAAGGTAATTGTATGTGCGTACGTATGAGTGCCTGTGTCTATACCGTGTTGAAAAAAAACGTAGGTGTCTTACTGTATTGAAAAAACGTAGGTGACACGCTCAAACGAGTTTTTTTTAGACAAACACACAGGCTCAAACAAGAGCAAGCAAAGAGAGTGTCTACGATAAAGTCTGGCCCAACACTTTTGGACTCATCAGCCCGTCGCGTCTGCCTGGGGGCGTTGCTGGACCGAATCCAGGCCCAGCCAGAAAAAGCGCCCACACACGCCACGCGTCGGCTGCTCGTCGTTTCAACGCGCAAATATCCCCCGAGGCAAAGCAACGTGGGGTTCCTTCGCCGCGTAGCTTTCTTCCCTCTCCATCCTCGCCCCCACGACGGACGACGCGCTTCGGCCGCGGCCGCCTCGAGCGAAGCAGTCTCGGCCCCCACCTGTCATCGACTCTGCGCAGCGAGGTCAAGTcctatccatccatccatccacccACGAATAATAACTCCAGGCCGCGGGACCCGCCCGGGATTCGGTGCGCCTGCGAGCCGACGAAGGTGCCAACGCCTGCCGAACCGAAGCGCGTACACGAGCCCACCGCCCCCTATATAAAATCCCCCAGCACACACAGGAGCCCAAACATCCACGGAGCGCACGGAGGAGAACGCCATCATCCATCCAGATCGGCCTCTTCTTCTTCAGCTTCGCAGAATCGCAGATCTTCTCCTCTAGGTATGCGCCTCCTACAGTCCTGCGAATCCGCGGCCCCTCTTGCTTCCGAGTAGTAGATCGTGGCAAAAATAAATTTACCGGAGGGGATTTTTTTTTTTGCTTGCTCTGTTCTGTCCTGTTTGACGGCCTGGGTGGGGATTTTTCCAAGTCGAGGCCGTGGATTTGGCCCCGCGGGATCTGGATTGGGGCTGGTTGCCGTGAGAAAACCCCTGTGGTAGGGGGCGCCCGAATTAGCCGTTAGTGTGTGGGAAGTCATGCCCGAGGGTTTTCGTCAGTTGGATCGGTGCGGCTCTTGATCGATCGATCGGTCATGCCATGGATTAATCAGTGCTGTTGTGGAGTTCCTAGCCAGGATGATGCGAAAAGCTAAAATCTACTCCACTTGCACTGGGCGTGGTTCAGAAAACCCGCAAAGTCTCTCCGATTGCGATTGGTGGTTAATAATCATACATGTATGCCCTTCCTTCATGTTTTGATTAGCACATCTGCACATGCATGTTTCACCTCTCTTGTATGAATAGATTGCTGCTTGTTAGGCACATGGACATGGTTTGGCCATTTGGAAATTGGAATGAGGATTGGGTAGGCAGTTAGGCACGATGGCTGGTTGTTGCTGCCCTGTTTATTTTAGTCAGAGGACCATGTCTGATTGCTTGCACGCAGCACTCACTCAAGCATATCATTCTTTTACCAAGTCAAATGTTCTGTTGCGAGGACGACTAGTTCTGCTCTAGCTGGCATAAACACATCAATGTGGTGGTGCTACCGGCCCTCTAACCGACAAGAAAATACATTAGCAACTGTTACATACATCACATGTTTAATGGCAGTTCTTATGCCTAAAGACAGCAAGATTTCTCTGTCACGTATTAACATTTGCCTGATCATGATATGTGCAGTTAGCTCCCTCAGAGCAATGGGAGGAGGCAACGATGGTCATGGGTACCCACCCGGTGGCCAGGGGGGATACCCTCCGGCAGGGTACCCGCCGCAGCAGGGAGGCTACCCGCCGCAGCAGGGAGGTTACCCCCCACAGCAAGGATACCCGCCTGCACCTGGAGCTTACCCACCTGCACCTGGGGCATACCCTCCAGCACCTGGGGCTTACCCTCCTGCACCTGGAGCGGGAGGCCCTGATGGGGAGAAGGGGCTCCTCTCCAACATCATGCACGGCGTTGCTGGTGCTCATGGTGGTGGTCATGGGTACCCGTCTGGTGGTCATGGGTACCCATCTGGTGGCCATGGATACCCTCCACAACAAGGGTACCCTCCTCAGCATGGCTACCCCCCGCAGCAGCATGGCTACCCTCCACAGCAGCATGGCTATCCCCCTGCCGGCTACCCTGGCTCATCCGGTATGTAACCTTCCTTTGTTTTATACCATTCCTGTTGGACTCCATAAATTGCTACCATTTGCACTAGCATTTATATTTCCACAGTTGAGATGCATGTATATGTGCATTATGCGCTGCATCTTCAACAACATGCCATTTCGGTCTCGTATATGAGTAGTGGTTTATCTTGATGTAAAGAGTCCCAAGTTCTCTTGTATCAAACCTCATTGTTTCTCAGGTCGTATGTGTAGTATGCACTGGATTGATGTACATTTATATGTGTAGTGTGTGCTGGATTGATATCCATTTATATATGTGTGGTATGCGCTGCATCTTCAATAATATGCCAAGTTCCATCTCAGGATACGAGTAGTGGTTTATAAAATCTGTTGTATCAAACGTGTATCACTCTTGAGCATCCATCCTCATCGGCTATTGTTTCTCAGGTCACAGTGGTAGCCATGGAGGAGGAGGCATGGGCATGGGCGGCATGCTGGCTGGAGGCGCAgcagctgccgccgccgcctacgGAGCACACAAGATCTCTCACGGCAGCCACGGTGGAGGTGGACACATGATGGGAGGCATGATGGGCGGCCATGGAGGCTACGGCGGCGGGTACGGCCACCACGGCGGCAAGTTCAAGCACGGGAAGCACGGGCACGGCAAGTTCAAGCATGGGAAGCACGGCAtgttcggcggcggcggcaagttCAAGAAGTGGAAGTAATGCGCGCGCTAGCTAGTAGCTTCACCATGGCTGATGAATCAAAAAAAAATACCTAAACTCTTTGTGTAGGCTTCCAGAACTTGGTTTGGTCAGGGAAAGCCTTTGAGATGTATCTAAGCAGGGTGGTGTGTGGTCGCTGCTCGATCTCGTGGAGCTTCCATCCTTTCCTCTATATGATTTGGCACTCTAGTCTGCGTCTGTGACAAGATATGACTTGCTAATAAGTACCTGAATTCTGTGTGGTGCTATGCTTACCCTGTTCTGATGCTGGTCATGTGTCGTTGTGCTCTGAATTGGTGTTGTGTTTGCTTCGCTGGGGCAAAATTGTTGCTCCTGACCAAACATGTTGcaattttgctgccattttcaacTGTTCGATGCTCCTCCAAAAGGGCGGGCAAGCAACATTTTGTAAATTGCTGCTCTGTAGTACTGATCTCTAGACGCACTAGTCAATTTCCCTAGTGCGAATGGCGAATGCGACTCGCTGGAAATTGTGCAGGCCATTTCCAGAATAGCTTCGGGAGGATATGATGATATATTCGTTTCATAAATGTCGCCCAAGTTAAAAAATGGCACAAGCCCAGAATTGACGGACGAAATTCAGCATGAAAACATGCGGACTCAGCCCAAACGACTTTGAGGTGCAGAAAAACAAAATTATTTGTCATTGTCATCACACAGAAAACAGAGCAGCTGCTTGTCCGGTCATGGGCTAGTCGGCGAAGACGGAGTCGTCGATCTGGAAGGCCTTGGTGAAGAATGCCGGCCAGCAGAGGTAGGTGGAGAGGATGCTGCTGACGGTGGAGGCGCCCATGAGCATGTTCATCACCACGATCTGCAGCTGGATGGCCTCCAGCGGCGACGCGCCGCCCATGATGAGCCCCGTCATGGCCCCCGGCAGCGCGATCAGCCCCACCGTCTTGGCGTTGTCGATCACCGGCGACAGCGCGATCACCAGCGACCGGCGCACCTGCTGCACCGTCGCCTGCCGCGGCGTCGCCCCCAGCGCCAGCGCAGTCTCCACCTGCGATGAAACGGTCAGAAAAATGAAGCGTCACCTGGAGTCGATTCTCTGAATTTGTGATGAAAATACCAAGTTCAGAATTTTGTACTACTAGTTTCTTGCTGAATTTGTTTAAAATTTCGGAAGAAAAGGTTGCGTAGTCGTGGAGACCATGATCATGTATTTTATAAACTGAATGGAAAAAGAGTGCACACGCCTTTAGCTAATGCAGAATGGCATGAACGATATTatacttcaatcatactaacaAAGTTATTGACGGTGCAAAGACCTACACGAAGTTATTGACGGTGCAAAGACCTACACAAAGTTAACTACTTCGTCTCTTCACAAAtataaaatgttttatatatgtcAATTTGAACTACATACAGACTGAAATAAGTGAACAAACAACATGAACAGGGTAGCATTTTTGTTTTGTTTCAAGAAAAAATGATCTTGGTGCGCGCGCGGCGGTGCCGGAACGGAAGACGAAGACTGAGATTGTTATTGACTTACGAGGCTCCGCTGCGTCTTGACGTCCTCGTGGAGCTTCTTCATGGTGACGCCGGTGACGGTCATGGCGTTGCCGACCATCATGCCGGCGACGGGGATGATGTAGCGGGGCGTGAAGGGGAACACGCTGAGCACCACGAGCAGGAACATGGTGACGGCCGTGCCGGCGAGGATGGACACGCCGGCGATGTACCCGCCGCGCGGGACCTGCCGGGCGCGGCGCCCCGCGGTGTAGCCGGCGACGGTGACCATGAAGAGGTATGCGAGCAGGATCCAGAGCGCGCTGCTCTGGGTGAAGATGAAGTGGAGCACGAAGCCGATGACCGAGAGCTGCAGGAAGGAGCGCGCGATGGCGTAGAGCATCTCCGCCTCCACGCCCAGCCGCTGCGTGAAGCTCAGCGCCACCGCCATGGCCACCACCACCGTGGCCGCCAGCGGCTTGAGCATGCCGATCGCGAAGTCCCGCCAGAACCCCGGCGCCCACGGGTCCACCTCCTGCGCCAGGAGGAGCGACGCCGACGTCGCCATGGCCGCCGTGCGTGTGCTGCTCCGGCGAGGGTGGGTTGCTTCTTGAGCTTTGAGGAGCTCGGTGGGCAAGTGGGGGGAGGGAGCAAGCGAGAAAGGCGCTGAATGGGAGAGGCAGGCCCTGCTCTGCTTTGCGGCGTGGCGCTTGGGTGGGTGCTACGTGGTGGAGGGCGAGGGGGCACCTTGGTGGAAGGTGGGACCCACCGCTCAGTGAGTGCAGACGAAAGAATCTAAAACAGAAACTCAGCAGCAAAAGTCCAACAATTTCCTGGCAATTTGCGGGAGAATCTGAGCTGACGCGCTCACAGGAAATCATTGGCGCAAAACTTAACAACCTAGGCATAGACTAATGGACCAAACGAACAATCATCAGGATGCAAGTCAAACGGAAAATGGCTCCACAAATGAACAATCATCACGAATCATGCAGTCTAACAGGTCATTCCATCGATTAATTCATTCACAAACGTGCCGCCATCATCAGCTATTTTTCATCCCCAGGACAGTCTTAAAACGGAGTGGACAGAGTCATCCCTCAAATCATATATAGTGAACCTACTAAGTACTAAGTGATAGTGATAACAATTAGCATGCTAAACGGTCGGTCATGCTCTCATGGATGCGGTGGGGGGAGCGGGTTGACTAAGCCTTGCTCTTGCTGCCGTCCTCGGGCTTCTTGTAGGCATGGTCCAGCTCCTTGGCCTTGCCCATCAGGCCCTGCATGTAGTTCTTGATGTTGGGAACGTCGTAGTTCTGGGCGATGTAGATGCCGCCCGCGGCGCCGACCAGCAGCGAGAAGGTGCTCTGGATGAAGCCCATTGGAGCTAGTCTGCAAAACAGGAACAAGAGGGCGCTGTCAGCTTAGCAATATGAGATAGGTTCATCTATGCAACACATGAAGGCACCGAGCAGCGAATGTCATCTACTACCTAATTTCAAAAAGGTAGTCAAACAAACAAGTAAATTCAACAAGCAGCAATGGCAAACTTCCACAGTTGCAACATTTGGTTTTTATATAGCAAGGTTCTAACATATACACATGTGTATAAAGGATAAACAACTTAGGCATGTGCTCAATTTGAGCATGGACCAAACTGATAATTTCAAAGTCAAGAGCAAGCATATATAGATCATATATGAATTAAAGTTAGCGTAAAGTATGAAAAACCATGGACAAAACAGAGGGCCATACTTGCCACCTGTTCTGTGACCTAAATACCCTAAAACATCAGCCAGCTGAATGAAAAACCAAGCATCTCAGAAGAGGTGAACTAAAAAGAACAAGTGCCACCAGCAAACATGACTCCAATCACAAGAAAAAAAATTATAAGCTCTGCCCTACTACCCGATGCGCACAACATTCACAATATGCAGCAAACTGTTCGTCAAATAGCTATCCAGTCTGCCAATCAAACTAAAACCAAACCAGAACGCATATCCCTAGTCAAATGGACATAATTACAATGATCCTACGATCCTACCATGGAATTATCTAACAAGGAAAATACTAGATTCTAAAACCTTGATTCCCAATGATATCAGCATGCTCACATTCTCAGAGTCACAGGTAGCATTCGAAGGAAAAGCATACTTGCAACACCTTGAAGCCACAATAAAATTAGTTATCTACTATATATGTACATCGGCTGATCAAATCATTTATGTACTAAATAAACATCATTTTACTTCATAACAAGAAAAACTACAATCACACAGATGCATAAAGATCAATCCTTAAAACTAAATATAACCAGATTTGTAAATACTAAATACTCATGGACACCGGTTGCAACATCAGCACAGCGCTAGATTACAGCGCCTACCATACCAGCCAAGCATCCAAGCTAGAATAGTTGGTTGAACAATGGCTAATCAAACTCCAACCTACAAAGTTAATCCGCACTGAAAAATAGCACAATCCACAGAAATACTAACAACAAATGTCAGGGATTGATTATAGTACTCCCTCGATCCATGTTAATTGACGCGGCTTTAGTATTATTTTTTAGATTTTTGTACAGATGATGATCAAATCAGATTAATCAAACATTAACTAAACTGGATAACAGGAAAACATACTGTGTTGATACATACAGATCAATCTGAAACTAAATTCTAACGAGATACATAATTAGTAAACCAACCAAACAATCAAGCAGCTCAGTTAACCAAACTCCAACCTATAAAGGTAATCTGCAATTGAAATATTAATCTGCGCTTGTAGCCCTAAACGGCAAAATCAACAAAACTACTAGAACAAACAACATCAATTGGCAGGGCAAGCTTTCTTCTGGCACCCTCAGGCCACGACTGCAGCAGCATTAACGAACCAAGCTCAGTTACACAAACATTAACGAACCTTGAAAACAGGCAAAGCAACAAATCCACAATCGTGGCAATGTAAACAAGCCAATCCTCGCACTAATTCCAATATCGCACAGCTGACGAACTAGATTCAAGAGTAGGACCAACCCTACACCGATTTGAGCTTAAAAAAAAGCAAGCAGATTAGCCAGGTCGTCGATTGTTTGGACCCCCAAGCCCCCGGTACCTCCAAAGAGCTCGAAATCGACCACGACTAGCAACTACAACTAGAGATCGCGAGCACCGACCGGCGGTCGGAGAACCTCGCGGGAACCAATCGCGGAGCGACACCAAGCCAGATTCAGCATCAGGCCGgcgaggggaggaggaggaggctggggAGGGAGGATCCGGATATTTACCTAGGACGCGCGGAGGAGGGGAACGGATCGAGCTCGGCGGAAGCGGCGGGAGGCACCGGAGGTCGGAAGCGACGGAGGCGATCGCCGAGGAAGGTTGGGGATCGGAAGGATTGTGGTTTGGGTTTGGTTGAATTCGGCTTGCGTTCGCTCTTATTATGGCCCCCACCGGAGGCGGTTGCCGGACTTGCTGTCCAAGAAGAACTCGTTCCCGTTTGGGCCGGTACGTGCCGGGACCGGATGGATTCCCTCCTCAATCCGTGCCGGACTCTCTTTTCTTTATCGATTTTCACGGCCCAGAACAGCCCCCTGTACTGGGCCGCGTCAGCCTGGCCCAATTACAAAGGTCGTCACCCACCTTGTCAGGTACTACGTACCGAAGCATTCGGATCAGCTCTGGATGGCATGCATGCTGTTAAAAGAGAATTGCAAGAATGAATAGTCTGTTTTCGTTGATCGATGGATTACATATATACTAGATCATTGATGGCGCGCGTTGCCACGCCCGTCCATTTTTACAATGAAAAGGTAGGCATTGCCACAATTGCGTAAACTAAGCCATAACATGGTATTTGTCAATAAACAGAAGAATAGTTTTATTTGGTCTGTAGTGGTAGAGGGTCATATTAGTAATGAAATTGCAGATCAGGATTGATAGGGGTTCCAGATTTTAGGATTGGAAGAATATGTATTGGAAGATTGGTATTCAACTTGGAGCATGAACGCTGAGACAAGGTTTAGAGTAGAATACCACTACAAAAATAATCATGGCTAACATAGATTGCTTCCATACTCGGTCCAGAAACCAATCTTTTGCTCTTAACTAACCAAGAAAAACATATAGCCTTATCAATTGTAAACTTCTATTTTTTTCATACAAATTATAAGAATATTGTCAAACACATAACTGTAGCAAAATCAGCAGAAAATAATAAAGAAATGATATGTTGGAAAAAAATAGGTGGCATTACATGTAGTGTCTTATCACTCGCTATGCACAAGTCATGAAAGCCATATATTGTAAATTTGTAACACAAGAATTCTTCTAAGCTTCTTACTTAGGATCAACATTCAACTTAAGACCATGTTTGTGGGGATATATATGAACAAAGCCTGACATACCACATAGTCACATACATGAGCATGCATGATTGACTTGAGAATTTCTAAGATTTTTGTTGAGCTTCTTGCCACAAGAATGTTTCTTGATAATATTGTCTGTATGTAGAACTGCTCATCTTGGGCTAGGTATGAGAAAAGTCCTTGATACAGAAGCATACATGATCTGGGTCTTCTCACCAACCACCTTGTCTCCTTTATCCAACTTTTTCACAAGAACAGCAAAAAATAACCAAAAATATTTAAAACAATTACACAACTCAGGAGCTCAATCCTCGCATATTTCATTCATTCTAATTATATTATTTTAAAAAATCTGCAAAGCACTCACTTCTTGTTTCGGAATAGGCACACTACGATAATAAAATAACTCTGTCGTCTTTTCTACTCAAGAAAGCCAAGCCATTCTGATGTTAAGTTCCATGAACAACTTTGGGCGTTGGCCTTACCTAAATGATACCTAGAAATAAACCACAAGGAAACAAAAGTGAATTCCCAAGTCCAAAGCCATAATCATATTTAAGAAAGGAGATGGCCGTATATGGCGGATCCTATCAATAAGTTATTATCGTTTTCAACACCCGATGATTAATGCTTAAAGATTTGAAACGCATAATGATTTTCAGATCATGACGAATGCAACTTATTGGTGAAAGGTAATGTGATGTGAGGAAAGGTATACCGGCAAACCTTCTGTCAATTATTGCAGAATGAACAACACCTTGTTTTGTTGCACTATAAACCTTGCTGCAAACTTTGTACCATCACAATATTATGCTACATAAATCAACAGTTAAACGCTTGCTCAATCTAGTCTGATATATATGCAGCAATATATTATGCTAAGTGTCCGCAGTCCTGACAAGAATATGTTGCGACCATACAACCTTACTTTCAGAAGTGTGCATACAAATCCAATGTGAATTGGGGTAGTGCTAATAAATAAAACAAACCAAAATCGTATTTCTAGAGAAGCTAAGAAATTTACTGATGTAGATACATACTTTCTCGTGTCTGGAGATTCCCTGTAACAGGAAAATAAAGGGTATGTGTGATTGTTGT from Triticum urartu cultivar G1812 unplaced genomic scaffold, Tu2.1 TuUngrouped_contig_496, whole genome shotgun sequence includes these protein-coding regions:
- the LOC125528571 gene encoding hornerin-like — translated: MEEGKDKNNTTEKGLFSNMMHGYPPHGGYGYPPQGYPPPGVPYPPPGAYPPPPQYGYPQPGGYPPHGGYPPVGYPGYGGGHGGHGYGGGHMGYGGGYGGGGHALGHHHGGHGYGHYGHGGHGYGHHGHGHYHGGHGWGHHGHGYHHHHHHGKHGYGKFKKCNPSRLPGGVAGPNPGPARKSAHTRHASAARRFNAQISPEAKQRGVPSPRSFLPSPSSPPRRTTRFGRGRLERSSLGPHLSSTLRSEVKSYPSIHPPTNNNSRPRDPPGIRCACEPTKVPTPAEPKRVHEPTAPYIKSPSTHRSPNIHGAHGGERHHPSRSASSSSASQNRRSSPLVSSLRAMGGGNDGHGYPPGGQGGYPPAGYPPQQGGYPPQQGGYPPQQGYPPAPGAYPPAPGAYPPAPGAYPPAPGAGGPDGEKGLLSNIMHGVAGAHGGGHGYPSGGHGYPSGGHGYPPQQGYPPQHGYPPQQHGYPPQQHGYPPAGYPGSSGHSGSHGGGGMGMGGMLAGGAAAAAAAYGAHKISHGSHGGGGHMMGGMMGGHGGYGGGYGHHGGKFKHGKHGHGKFKHGKHGMFGGGGKFKKWK
- the LOC125528568 gene encoding uncharacterized protein LOC125528568, translated to MGFIQSTFSLLVGAAGGIYIAQNYDVPNIKNYMQGLMGKAKELDHAYKKPEDGSKSKA
- the LOC125528566 gene encoding UPF0014 membrane protein STAR2-like; its protein translation is MATSASLLLAQEVDPWAPGFWRDFAIGMLKPLAATVVVAMAVALSFTQRLGVEAEMLYAIARSFLQLSVIGFVLHFIFTQSSALWILLAYLFMVTVAGYTAGRRARQVPRGGYIAGVSILAGTAVTMFLLVVLSVFPFTPRYIIPVAGMMVGNAMTVTGVTMKKLHEDVKTQRSLVETALALGATPRQATVQQVRRSLVIALSPVIDNAKTVGLIALPGAMTGLIMGGASPLEAIQLQIVVMNMLMGASTVSSILSTYLCWPAFFTKAFQIDDSVFAD